Proteins encoded within one genomic window of Ranitomeya variabilis isolate aRanVar5 chromosome 4, aRanVar5.hap1, whole genome shotgun sequence:
- the LOC143767870 gene encoding uncharacterized protein LOC143767870, protein MTIVGVKTHKCASTQVASFVLSEEEESWFEVYATYVRPALTTDRQTISNFFVTTTGKVVVNPSNALKQYHDRYKLPNITSQIVRRVCETWTMSRYSDSEKHLFARYLAHTNDMAERVYREKTLTYMCHAHELVVNSGKD, encoded by the exons ATGACTATTGTCGGTGTGAAGACACACAAGTGTGCCTCGACTCAAGTAGCATCGTTCGTGCTTTCAGAGGAAGAGGAATCG tggTTCGAAGTGTACGCAACATATGTAAGACCTGCCCTTACCACTGACCGACAGACCATCTCAAACTTTTTTGTGACAACTACCGGGAAGGTCGTTGTTAATCCATCCAATGCCCTCAAACAGTACCACGACCG TTACAAACTACCAAACATCACCAGCCAGATCGTACGACGTGTATGTGAGACATGGACTATGTCACGATACTCCGATTCCGAAAAGCACCTGTTCGCCCGATACTTGGCACATACGAACGACATGGCTGAGAGAGTGTACCGAGAGAAGACCCTGACTTATATGTGTCATGCCCACGAGTTGGTAGTGAATTCAGGCAAGGATTAa